In Arvicola amphibius chromosome 1, mArvAmp1.2, whole genome shotgun sequence, one DNA window encodes the following:
- the LOC119819794 gene encoding olfactory receptor 5B2-like, whose product MSYLENGTKVTKFTLLGLTDNPDLEVPLFTTFTLIYLVTLIGNLGMIVLIWLDSRLHTPMYLFLSNLSLADCVYSSAVTPKVMAGLLTGDKVISYGGCVAQMFFFVSFASVDCFLLAVMAFDRHAAVCKPLHYTATMTTSVCTHMVIGCYAWGLFESAVHTGFTFSLSFCRSNIVHHFFCDIPPILALSCSDIYVNEIVLFILASFNVSFALIVILTSYAFIFIAILKMHSAEGQKKAFSTCASHLTAVTIFYGTVIFMYLQPSSSHSMDNDQMASVFYTIVVPMLNPVVYSLRNKEVHRAFKKVVEKIKTLVCS is encoded by the coding sequence atgtcatacTTGGAGAATGGCACTAAAGTGACTAAGTTTACCCTTTTGGGATTGACTGACAACCCAGATCTGGAAGTCCCTCTGTTCACGACATTCACCCTCATCTATCTCGTCACATTAATCGGGAACTTGGGCATGATTGTGTTGATCTGGCTGGACTCCCGtctccacactcccatgtacCTTTTCCTCAGTAACCTCTCTCTGGCAGACTGTGTTTACTCCTCAGCTGTGACTCCAAAGGTGATGGCTGGGCTTCTCACAGGGGATAAAGTTATCTCCTATGGGGGTTGTGTTGCTcaaatgttcttctttgtgtcttttgcGAGTGTTGACTGTTTCTTACTTGCTGTCATGGCTTTTGACAGACATGCTGCAGTTTGTAAGCCCTTACATTATACTGCTACCATGACAActagtgtgtgtacacacatggtgATTGGCTGCTATGCCTGGGGCTTGTTTGAGTCTGCTGTACATACTGGTTtcaccttctccctctccttctgccgTTCTAATATAGTCCATCATTTTTTCTGTGATATCCCTCCAATCCTGGCTCTTTCTTGTTCTGATATATATGTGAATGAGATCGTCCTTTTTATCTTAGCCTCATTCAATGTCTCTTTTGCTCTGATAGTTATCTTGACCTCCTATGCTTTCATATTCATTGCTATCCTGAAGATGCATTCAgcagaaggacagaagaaagccTTCTCTACTTGTGCATCCCACCTCACCGCCGTGACCATATTTTATGGAACTGTAATCTTCATGTATCTACAGCCCAGTTCTAGTCATTCCATGGACAATGACCAAATGGCATCTGTCTTCTACACCATAGTAGTTCCCATGTTGAACCCAGTTGTCTATAGCTTAAGGAATAAAGAAGTTCATCGTGCTTTCAAGAAAGTTGTAGAGAAAATTAAGACTTTGGTATGctcctaa